A region from the Rhodamnia argentea isolate NSW1041297 chromosome 7, ASM2092103v1, whole genome shotgun sequence genome encodes:
- the LOC115742520 gene encoding protein NETWORKED 3C isoform X1 has product MIRGGREIGLRVNGQANTELRQTLPPSASLALEKPKALRSFLKVRYKKVGEKMVGMVMTMKKQPSHSQWWWLDSHHTTTKRSPWLQSTLSELDDKTEAMLKLIEGDADSFAQRAEMYYKKRPELMSMVEDFYRAHRLLAERYDQLKSEAGTRLLTTVGSPFSCNKYRHEKSMSAMDQNYDSYSESFEHENTESEVEDPEEEEVTGGRRQDTESAGHKPCQKNETVASHEKDDAQAHEETKEESGSSWFSEDEVKKLKEEIERLREENSMQKEKLVQKDEEKREVIRQLSLTLGVLKDDNVRLKKHIVARAAKKFNLFDFDKLKGGFLGKLFNGSSQSPPTVVAL; this is encoded by the exons ATGATacgaggagggagagagattgggCTTCGTGTCAACGGACAAGCCAACACCGAGCTTAGACAGACGCTCCCACCGTCTGCGAGTCTCGCTTTGGAGAAACCGAAGGCACTCCGTTCCTTCCTC AAGGTAAGGTACAAGAAAGTTGGAGAGAAAATGGTGGGGATGGTGATGACGATGAAGAAGCAGCCCTCGCATTCGCAGTGGTGGTGGCTCGACAGCCACCACACCACAACCAAGCGTTCACCGTGGCTTCAGTCCACACTATCAG AGCTAGATGACAAGACAGAAGCGATGCTGAAGCTGATCGAGGGAGACGCGGACTCTTTTGCTCAGCGAGCAGAGATGTACTACAAGAAGAGGCCCGAGCTGATGAGCATGGTGGAAGATTTCTACCGCGCGCACCGCCTTTTGGCTGAGCGGTATGACCAGCTCAAGTCTGAAGCGGGGACTCGCCTCCTGACAACTGTCGGGTCACCATTTTCCTGTAACAAGTATCGCCATGAGAAGTCAATGTCGGCCATGGACCAAAACTACGACAGCTACTCCGAGTCCTTTGAGCACGAGAACACTGAATCCGAAGTCGAGGATCCTGAGGAGGAGGAAGTAACCGGAGGCAGGCGCCAGGACACCGAATCCGCGGGACATAAGCCCTGTCAGAAGAATGAAACCGTGGCTTCTCACGAAAAGGACGACGCCCAGGCCCACGAAGAGACGAAAGAAGAGTCGGGATCGAGCTGGTTCAGCGAGGACGAAGTGAAGAAGCTGAAGGAAGAAATAGAGAGGCTCAGGGAGGAGAACAGTATGCAGAAGGAGAAGCTGGTGCAGAAGGATGAAGAGAAGAGGGAGGTGATAAGGCAGCTGAGTCTGACTTTGGGAGTATTGAAGGATGACAATGTGAGGCTTAAGAAGCACATTGTTGCTAGAGCAGCCAAGAAGTTTAACCTCTTTGACTTTGACAAATTGAAGGGTGGATTTCTGGGGAAGCTGTTCAATGGGTCTTCACAGTCCCCACCAACAGTTGTGGCTCTGTAG
- the LOC115742520 gene encoding protein NETWORKED 3C isoform X2 gives MVGMVMTMKKQPSHSQWWWLDSHHTTTKRSPWLQSTLSELDDKTEAMLKLIEGDADSFAQRAEMYYKKRPELMSMVEDFYRAHRLLAERYDQLKSEAGTRLLTTVGSPFSCNKYRHEKSMSAMDQNYDSYSESFEHENTESEVEDPEEEEVTGGRRQDTESAGHKPCQKNETVASHEKDDAQAHEETKEESGSSWFSEDEVKKLKEEIERLREENSMQKEKLVQKDEEKREVIRQLSLTLGVLKDDNVRLKKHIVARAAKKFNLFDFDKLKGGFLGKLFNGSSQSPPTVVAL, from the exons ATGGTGGGGATGGTGATGACGATGAAGAAGCAGCCCTCGCATTCGCAGTGGTGGTGGCTCGACAGCCACCACACCACAACCAAGCGTTCACCGTGGCTTCAGTCCACACTATCAG AGCTAGATGACAAGACAGAAGCGATGCTGAAGCTGATCGAGGGAGACGCGGACTCTTTTGCTCAGCGAGCAGAGATGTACTACAAGAAGAGGCCCGAGCTGATGAGCATGGTGGAAGATTTCTACCGCGCGCACCGCCTTTTGGCTGAGCGGTATGACCAGCTCAAGTCTGAAGCGGGGACTCGCCTCCTGACAACTGTCGGGTCACCATTTTCCTGTAACAAGTATCGCCATGAGAAGTCAATGTCGGCCATGGACCAAAACTACGACAGCTACTCCGAGTCCTTTGAGCACGAGAACACTGAATCCGAAGTCGAGGATCCTGAGGAGGAGGAAGTAACCGGAGGCAGGCGCCAGGACACCGAATCCGCGGGACATAAGCCCTGTCAGAAGAATGAAACCGTGGCTTCTCACGAAAAGGACGACGCCCAGGCCCACGAAGAGACGAAAGAAGAGTCGGGATCGAGCTGGTTCAGCGAGGACGAAGTGAAGAAGCTGAAGGAAGAAATAGAGAGGCTCAGGGAGGAGAACAGTATGCAGAAGGAGAAGCTGGTGCAGAAGGATGAAGAGAAGAGGGAGGTGATAAGGCAGCTGAGTCTGACTTTGGGAGTATTGAAGGATGACAATGTGAGGCTTAAGAAGCACATTGTTGCTAGAGCAGCCAAGAAGTTTAACCTCTTTGACTTTGACAAATTGAAGGGTGGATTTCTGGGGAAGCTGTTCAATGGGTCTTCACAGTCCCCACCAACAGTTGTGGCTCTGTAG
- the LOC115742521 gene encoding classical arabinogalactan protein 26 → MAPLGGSLLAMLMLSLSYASLATSASPQKLLFSTISAAPATLPSVAPQSSTSTTVSAAPSFLPSSPLAPSPALSPDIAPLLPSPGSEAAAPAASTQPIIPSSPSPPNPDDMLAPGPNTALPPSGALPVSASPRVGNSFVEAVLCSSVALCLVLLPVM, encoded by the coding sequence ATGGCTCCTCTAGGTGGGTCGCTCTTGGCAATGCTCATGCTCTCCCTGTCCTACGCTTCGCTGGCCACCTCGGCCTCGCCCCAGAAGCTGCTCTTCTCCACCATCTCTGCAGCACCAGCGACGCTACCCAGCGTCGCCCCTCAgtcctccacctccaccaccgtctCGGCTGCCCCGTCATTCCTCCCATCCTCCCCTCTCGCTCCCTCCCCGGCATTGTCCCCCGACATCGCCCCGCTCCTTCCCTCCCCTGGCAGCGAGGCAGCCGCCCCTGCCGCGTCCACGCAGCCTATAATCCCGTCCAGCCCAAGCCCGCCGAACCCAGACGACATGCTCGCTCCCGGGCCCAACACCGCGTTGCCTCCATCGGGCGCCTTGCCGGTCTCGGCCTCGCCAAGGGTTGGGAATTCGTTTGTGGAAGCAGTCCTCTGTTCGTCAGTAGCATTGTGCTTGGTGTTGCTTCCTGTCATGTGA
- the LOC115742428 gene encoding probable indole-3-pyruvate monooxygenase YUCCA10 isoform X1, protein MTSQKARKEMTIEQESAVVVVVGAGPSGLATSACLKTLSIPHILLEREDCFASIWKKYAYDRLHLHLVKRFCELPHMHFPSDYPEYVPRDKFLRYLDDYVARFGIEPAYGRSVESAAYDEGAGKWRVNARDVGSGEVEEYLCRFLVVATGETSDPFVPEVEGIEGFAGKVIHSTLYKNGKEFNGSRVLVVGSGNSGMEIALDLADHGARTSIIVRSPVHVLSRKMANLGLRLMKYFPLHVVDSLLVLLSKLVYGDMSKYGLRRPAEGPFFMKKQYGKYPFIDVGTCQKIKSGEIQVLPALKRVEGNVVEFEDGKSHPFDAVIFCTGFKRSTSKWLKGDDYLLNKDGVAKPSYPNHWKGKKGLYCVGLARSGLYGSASDAQNVADDIQSQL, encoded by the exons ATGACGTCGCAAAAAGCCAGAAAGGAAATGACGATCGAACAAGAAtccgccgtcgtcgtcgtcgtcggagCCGGGCCATCGGGGCTTGCCACGTCTGCGTGTCTCAAGACCCTGTCGATCCCCCACATCCTCCTCGAACGGGAGGACTGCTTCGCCTCCATATGGAAGAAATATGCCTACGaccgcctccacctccacctcgtCAAGCGGTTCTGCGAGCTCCCCCACATGCACTTCCCCTCGGACTACCCCGAGTACGTGCCCAGGGACAAGTTCCTCCGCTACCTGGACGACTACGTGGCCCGCTTCGGCATCGAGCCGGCCTACGGGAGGTCCGTAGAGTCGGCGGCCTACGACGAGGGGGCTGGGAAGTGGAGGGTCAACGCGAGGGATGTGGGCTCCGGCGAGGTCGAGGAGTACCTGTGCCGGTTCCTGGTGGTGGCCACGGGCGAGACGAGTGACCCCTTTGTCCCGGAGGTGGAGGGAATCGAGGGCTTCGCCGGGAAGGTGATTCACTCGACCCTGTACAAGAATGGGAAGGAGTTCAATGGCAGCCGGGTCTTGGTGGTCGGGTCCGGGAATTCCGGCATGGAGATCGCGCTGGACTTGGCTGACCACGGCGCAAGAACCTCCATCATAGTCCGGAGCCCG GTACATGTGCTGTCGAGGAAGATGGCGAATCTGGGCCTGCGGTTGATGAAGTATTTCCCGCTTCACGTGGTGGACTCGTTGCTGGTGCTGCTGAGCAAGCTGGTCTACGGGGACATGTCCAAGTACGGACTGAGGAGGCCCGCCGAGGGTCCTTTCTTCATGAAGAAACAGTACGGCAAGTACCCCTTCATCGACGTCGGCACTTGCCAGAAGATTAAGTCCGGTGAGATTCAG GTCCTACCGGCGTTGAAAAGGGTGGAAGGGAACGTGGTGGAGTTTGAAGACGGCAAGTCTCACCCGTTTGACGCCGTCATCTTCTGCACCGGGTTCAAGCGATCCACCAGCAAGTGGCTTAAG GGAGATGATTACCTGTTGAACAAAGATGGGGTTGCGAAACCAAGTTATCCAAATCACTGGAAGGGGAAGAAGGGTTTGTACTGTGTCGGACTGGCGAGGTCAGGACTATATGGATCTGCTTCGGATGCCCAGAACGTTGCCGATGACATCCAATCCCAACTTTAG
- the LOC115742428 gene encoding probable indole-3-pyruvate monooxygenase YUCCA10 isoform X3, giving the protein MTSQKARKEMTIEQESAVVVVVGAGPSGLATSACLKTLSIPHILLEREDCFASIWKKYAYDRLHLHLVKRFCELPHMHFPSDYPEYVPRDKFLRYLDDYVARFGIEPAYGRSVESAAYDEGAGKWRVNARDVGSGEVEEYLCRFLVVATGETSDPFVPEVEGIEGFAGKVIHSTLYKNGKEFNGSRVLVVGSGNSGMEIALDLADHGARTSIIVRSPVHVLSRKMANLGLRLMKYFPLHVVDSLLVLLSKLVYGDMSKYGLRRPAEGPFFMKKQYGKYPFIDVGTCQKIKSGEIQGDDYLLNKDGVAKPSYPNHWKGKKGLYCVGLARSGLYGSASDAQNVADDIQSQL; this is encoded by the exons ATGACGTCGCAAAAAGCCAGAAAGGAAATGACGATCGAACAAGAAtccgccgtcgtcgtcgtcgtcggagCCGGGCCATCGGGGCTTGCCACGTCTGCGTGTCTCAAGACCCTGTCGATCCCCCACATCCTCCTCGAACGGGAGGACTGCTTCGCCTCCATATGGAAGAAATATGCCTACGaccgcctccacctccacctcgtCAAGCGGTTCTGCGAGCTCCCCCACATGCACTTCCCCTCGGACTACCCCGAGTACGTGCCCAGGGACAAGTTCCTCCGCTACCTGGACGACTACGTGGCCCGCTTCGGCATCGAGCCGGCCTACGGGAGGTCCGTAGAGTCGGCGGCCTACGACGAGGGGGCTGGGAAGTGGAGGGTCAACGCGAGGGATGTGGGCTCCGGCGAGGTCGAGGAGTACCTGTGCCGGTTCCTGGTGGTGGCCACGGGCGAGACGAGTGACCCCTTTGTCCCGGAGGTGGAGGGAATCGAGGGCTTCGCCGGGAAGGTGATTCACTCGACCCTGTACAAGAATGGGAAGGAGTTCAATGGCAGCCGGGTCTTGGTGGTCGGGTCCGGGAATTCCGGCATGGAGATCGCGCTGGACTTGGCTGACCACGGCGCAAGAACCTCCATCATAGTCCGGAGCCCG GTACATGTGCTGTCGAGGAAGATGGCGAATCTGGGCCTGCGGTTGATGAAGTATTTCCCGCTTCACGTGGTGGACTCGTTGCTGGTGCTGCTGAGCAAGCTGGTCTACGGGGACATGTCCAAGTACGGACTGAGGAGGCCCGCCGAGGGTCCTTTCTTCATGAAGAAACAGTACGGCAAGTACCCCTTCATCGACGTCGGCACTTGCCAGAAGATTAAGTCCGGTGAGATTCAG GGAGATGATTACCTGTTGAACAAAGATGGGGTTGCGAAACCAAGTTATCCAAATCACTGGAAGGGGAAGAAGGGTTTGTACTGTGTCGGACTGGCGAGGTCAGGACTATATGGATCTGCTTCGGATGCCCAGAACGTTGCCGATGACATCCAATCCCAACTTTAG
- the LOC115742428 gene encoding probable indole-3-pyruvate monooxygenase YUCCA10 isoform X2 produces MTSQKARKEMTIEQESAVVVVVGAGPSGLATSACLKTLSIPHILLEREDCFASIWKKYAYDRLHLHLVKRFCELPHMHFPSDYPEYVPRDKFLRYLDDYVARFGIEPAYGRSVESAAYDEGAGKWRVNARDVGSGEVEEYLCRFLVVATGETSDPFVPEVEGIEGFAGKVIHSTLYKNGKEFNGSRVLVVGSGNSGMEIALDLADHGARTSIIVRSPVHVLSRKMANLGLRLMKYFPLHVVDSLLVLLSKLVYGDMSKYGLRRPAEGPFFMKKQYGKYPFIDVGTCQKIKSGEIQVLPALKRVEGNVVEFEDGKSHPFDAVIFCTGFKRSTSKWLKARNPNPHVKTQDRFLCSIYYPIRLFIV; encoded by the exons ATGACGTCGCAAAAAGCCAGAAAGGAAATGACGATCGAACAAGAAtccgccgtcgtcgtcgtcgtcggagCCGGGCCATCGGGGCTTGCCACGTCTGCGTGTCTCAAGACCCTGTCGATCCCCCACATCCTCCTCGAACGGGAGGACTGCTTCGCCTCCATATGGAAGAAATATGCCTACGaccgcctccacctccacctcgtCAAGCGGTTCTGCGAGCTCCCCCACATGCACTTCCCCTCGGACTACCCCGAGTACGTGCCCAGGGACAAGTTCCTCCGCTACCTGGACGACTACGTGGCCCGCTTCGGCATCGAGCCGGCCTACGGGAGGTCCGTAGAGTCGGCGGCCTACGACGAGGGGGCTGGGAAGTGGAGGGTCAACGCGAGGGATGTGGGCTCCGGCGAGGTCGAGGAGTACCTGTGCCGGTTCCTGGTGGTGGCCACGGGCGAGACGAGTGACCCCTTTGTCCCGGAGGTGGAGGGAATCGAGGGCTTCGCCGGGAAGGTGATTCACTCGACCCTGTACAAGAATGGGAAGGAGTTCAATGGCAGCCGGGTCTTGGTGGTCGGGTCCGGGAATTCCGGCATGGAGATCGCGCTGGACTTGGCTGACCACGGCGCAAGAACCTCCATCATAGTCCGGAGCCCG GTACATGTGCTGTCGAGGAAGATGGCGAATCTGGGCCTGCGGTTGATGAAGTATTTCCCGCTTCACGTGGTGGACTCGTTGCTGGTGCTGCTGAGCAAGCTGGTCTACGGGGACATGTCCAAGTACGGACTGAGGAGGCCCGCCGAGGGTCCTTTCTTCATGAAGAAACAGTACGGCAAGTACCCCTTCATCGACGTCGGCACTTGCCAGAAGATTAAGTCCGGTGAGATTCAG GTCCTACCGGCGTTGAAAAGGGTGGAAGGGAACGTGGTGGAGTTTGAAGACGGCAAGTCTCACCCGTTTGACGCCGTCATCTTCTGCACCGGGTTCAAGCGATCCACCAGCAAGTGGCTTAAGGCACGTAACCCTAACCCCCACGTCAAAACGCAAGATCGATTTCTATGTTCGATTTATTATCCGATTCGACTTTTTATTGTCTAA